The Methanothermobacter sp. genome segment GGGACACTGAACATTGAAAAGATACACCTTGAGAGGGCCGCTGAGCTCTACATAGAGGAAAACCCCCTGTGTACCTGTGGCAGGCGCATGAAATCCGCAGGCAGAAATAAGGGGTTTAAGTGTCCCGCATGCGGGCGGAGGGTAAGAAATTCCAGAAAGGTTAAGAGGGTACTTGAGAGGCCCCTGAAGGAGGGCTACTATGAGGTCCCCACCTGTGCCAGAAGACACCTCTCAAAGCAGCTTGTGAGGATGGGAATATCTAGCGGCCCTTACCCATCTGCCTGAGTCAGGTAGAAAGTGGGGATTGATAAGGTCTTTAGCCGTCTGGCTGGGTTAGGTGGAGGATGAGAATTTCTGGCGGCTGTTATCCCTCTGAATTAATAAAAATGGAAACCTTTATAACAATCACTGTTATATTTAAAGGCAACATAGTAGCATCAATGATTACAGGAAAGCTTGCAGAATTTGTATCATCACTTTCATACAGGGACATCCCTCCTGAGATCATTGAAAAGGCAGAAATATGCCTTCTGGACTTTCTGGGGGTTTCACTCAGGGGTTCAGGGGAAAGGAGCGGCCTTACGGCACTCAGGGCACTGGGTACCGGCGAGGGAAATTCGACGGTTATAGGTCATGGCAAAGGCTCTGATGAAAGAGCTGCCCTCCTCAATGGCATATTCGCCCATAATCTGGACCTTGATGACGGTCACAGGGGGGCCCAGATGCATCCAGGCGCATGCGTGATTCCCGCGGCCCTTGCAGCTGCGGAGGTCCTTGATGTGGAGTTCAGGGAGTTCATAGCAGGGGTTGTGGCAGGGTATGAGGTGGCCATCTTCATGGGCCTCCTCGCAAATCCCGGCCATAGGGCTAGGGGCTTCCACACCACAGGCACCTGTGGAACATTCGGGGCCGCCGCAGCCGCAGCCAGCGTAATGGGCCTTGACTGTGAGGAGACAGTCAATGCACTGGGACTTGCAGGAACCCAAGCAGCAGGACTCCTTGAATCAGACCATGCCGGGTCAATGGGCAAGCACTTGCACGCCGGGAGGGCGGCCCAGTCAGGACTCATATCTGCAAAGCTTGCTCTGGAGGGTTTCACGGGGGCAGAGTCCATAATTGAGGGAAAGGAGGGATTCCTCAATGCAATGTGCCAGCCCCCATCAGAGTTACCTGAAACTGGTGTCTTCCATATAGGAGACGTTTACCTCAAGAGGTACCCTGTCTGCAGGCACCTGCACTCTGCCCTTGACTGTGCCCTTGAAATACTTGCAATGACCAAGTTCTCTGCATCAGAAATAGATGAGGTCCTTGTGGAGACCTATGATGTTGCAGCAGAACACGACAACTATTCCCCAAAAACTGTTGAGGCAATAAGGCAGAGTTTACCTGTTTCACTGGCCATACTCTTTGAGAAAGGGGATCTCAGGGTTGAGGACCTTAAAATATCCTCCAGTATCAGGGAGATGGTATCAAAGATTAAAATAATAGCGGATTCAGAGATGCAGGGTATGAAGAACAGGAGGCCTGCACGTGTAACAGTGAGACTCAGTGATGGCAGTGTTCACACGGCTTTCAGAGAGCTTCCAGCAGGGGAACCAGAGAACCCCTACACGTGGAAGGACATCATTGAGAAGTTCGCCCTCCTGAACCCTAGTTACGGGACAGATAAACTGGGGATCCTTAGTGAAGCATGGTCAGAGAATATCTCAGAGGTAATCTCTGAGGTCCTTGATTGATGCATTATATGGAGCTCGATATTAGCTCACTGATTGACAAATGCTCAGAAAAGTCCTCTGGGCTACTTATTAAGGGTATTAATTAACTGGAGGTGAAAAATTTGGAAAAAACCCGCATATACCTTGATAGAATTGGAATAGGAGTCCCCGAAGGTGAATCAGAGAAGAGATTCAGTGATGGTGGACAGTACCGCTTTGAGGTCCCTGGGATACAGAGGCCTGGGGCCATGAGGGCCCTCCTGGATGCCATGGAAGAATATGATGTCAGGGTCCACAGGGTAACCCAGACAAAGGGGATAATGCTCCTCACCGACGGTGAAATTGAGGAGATGGCTGAACTGGCCCGTGAAGCCGGCATCGAACTCTTCCTGAGTGTGGGTCCCCGGGCAACGTATGATACAAGTGCATCTGCAAGGACACCTGAGGGTTCAAGGATAGGTTACAGGCTCAGGGGATATGACAACCTGGTGTATGCGGTTGAGGATGTTCGGAGGGCGGCTGAACTCGGTGTGAGGGGCATAGTGGTCTACGACGAGGGACTCCTCTGGGTTCTCGGGAGGATGCGAGGCGACGGTGAACTGCCAGCGGACCTCCACTTCAAGGTCTCAGCCCACTGCGGGCACGGTAACCCTGCATCAGCACGGCTACTTCAGGATATAGGTGCCGATTCCCTCAACCCTGTGAGAGACCTCCAGATACCCATGCTCGCAGCAATAAGGGAGGCCATTGACATTTCAATCGATGTCCACACAGAGAACCCCAAGTCATCCGGTGGATTCATAAGGCACTACGAGGTTCCTGATATCATAAGGTACGCATCCCCGGTTTACCTCAAAACAGGCGGATCTGTGGCAGGACACCATGGATGGGACACCACAGAGACACAGGCACGTGAGAGGATAAGGCAGGTTGTGCTTGTGAGGGACATGATAGAGCGTTACTACCCTGAAGCTGTGTTATCATCTGGGAAGGACCTTGCGGTACCTGTGGGGGGAAGGTAGATTGGATATAGCGGCACGGGTGAGGGACGCCCTTATAAGGGCAGGCACAACCACACCCCCAGATGTTATGCGGGCATATAAGCGGGCACTTGAAAGGGAAGAGGATGAAAAGGCCGCATGGATCCTTGAACTTCTCATTAAAAATGCCAGGATAGCCGAAGAAAGCGGCAGACCCCTCTGTGACGACACGGGAATACCCCACGTCATCGTTGAGGTGGGTGAAGATGCCTTCCTGCCGGGTGGCTTCTTCAACCTCATAAGGAGGGGGATTGCTGAGGGCCTCCTTAAACTTCCAGGAAGACCCATGGCCGTGCGGGGCGATGAGATTGAGAGGATAGAGCAGAGCCAGGGCCTCTACAGTGACCCGTCAAAACTTCCCCCAGCACCATTCCTTGTTGACTCAGTCCCGGGAGACGAGGTCAGAATCCATGTTCTCCTCCTTGGGGGCGGCCCCGAGATAAGGGCAAGGACCAGAAGGGTTTTTCACAGACACAGCTATAGAAAAGTATTTGAGGAAGTTCTGACATGGATGAAAACAGAGGTCCCTTTACTTGGATGCACCCCGTGCATACCGGTTATAGGTATTGGGAGAACTCATTTTGAGGCCACGAGCCTTATGCTCAGGGCAATGGC includes the following:
- a CDS encoding MmgE/PrpD family protein; this encodes MITGKLAEFVSSLSYRDIPPEIIEKAEICLLDFLGVSLRGSGERSGLTALRALGTGEGNSTVIGHGKGSDERAALLNGIFAHNLDLDDGHRGAQMHPGACVIPAALAAAEVLDVEFREFIAGVVAGYEVAIFMGLLANPGHRARGFHTTGTCGTFGAAAAAASVMGLDCEETVNALGLAGTQAAGLLESDHAGSMGKHLHAGRAAQSGLISAKLALEGFTGAESIIEGKEGFLNAMCQPPSELPETGVFHIGDVYLKRYPVCRHLHSALDCALEILAMTKFSASEIDEVLVETYDVAAEHDNYSPKTVEAIRQSLPVSLAILFEKGDLRVEDLKISSSIREMVSKIKIIADSEMQGMKNRRPARVTVRLSDGSVHTAFRELPAGEPENPYTWKDIIEKFALLNPSYGTDKLGILSEAWSENISEVISEVLD
- a CDS encoding fumarate hydratase — encoded protein: MDIAARVRDALIRAGTTTPPDVMRAYKRALEREEDEKAAWILELLIKNARIAEESGRPLCDDTGIPHVIVEVGEDAFLPGGFFNLIRRGIAEGLLKLPGRPMAVRGDEIERIEQSQGLYSDPSKLPPAPFLVDSVPGDEVRIHVLLLGGGPEIRARTRRVFHRHSYRKVFEEVLTWMKTEVPLLGCTPCIPVIGIGRTHFEATSLMLRAMATGSLDEQSEIEDYITESLNSTGIGPLGLGGSTTALGSLVNVGPQRASGVRIVSMRLACCVEPRRATIKL
- a CDS encoding peptidase, with protein sequence MEKTRIYLDRIGIGVPEGESEKRFSDGGQYRFEVPGIQRPGAMRALLDAMEEYDVRVHRVTQTKGIMLLTDGEIEEMAELAREAGIELFLSVGPRATYDTSASARTPEGSRIGYRLRGYDNLVYAVEDVRRAAELGVRGIVVYDEGLLWVLGRMRGDGELPADLHFKVSAHCGHGNPASARLLQDIGADSLNPVRDLQIPMLAAIREAIDISIDVHTENPKSSGGFIRHYEVPDIIRYASPVYLKTGGSVAGHHGWDTTETQARERIRQVVLVRDMIERYYPEAVLSSGKDLAVPVGGR